A portion of the Gossypium arboreum isolate Shixiya-1 chromosome 8, ASM2569848v2, whole genome shotgun sequence genome contains these proteins:
- the LOC108467936 gene encoding 2-oxoglutarate-Fe(II) type oxidoreductase hxnY-like isoform X2, producing the protein MSNALQLPIIDLASPDRFSTANSIELIKKVFEQSSNFFSFPIEEKMKLAIKNHRGYTALYAEKLDTTLTTKGDSKETFYVGPLADGLNQWPLEEDLPSWRSTMETYHQKVLSAGTKLLSLIALSLKLDENFFGKVGALNEPLGFIRLLHYPGSGDLDSSSEEIYGASAHSDYGMITLLMTDGVPGLQICREKSKQPQVWEDVPSISGAFVVNIGDMMERWTNCLFRSTLHRVLPPRQERYSVAFFMDPGKDCIVECLESCCSEACPPRFPPIKASDYLEERFRLTYVK; encoded by the exons ATGTCTAACGCCCTTCAACTTCCGATCATTGACTTGGCCTCACCAGATCGCTTCTCCACCGCCAACTCTATCG AATTGATTAAGAAAGTTTTTGAGCAGAGTAGCAACTTCTTTTCATTCCCAATTGAAGAGAAGATGAAGTTAGCTATCAAGAATCACAGAGGCTATACAGCACTTTATGCTGAAAAACTTGATACTACTTTAACTACCAAAG GTGACTCTAAAGAAACTTTCTATGTTGGTCCACTAGCTGATGGCCTCAATCAATGGCCTTTAGAAG AAGATCTACCGTCTTGGAGAAGCACAATGGAGACTTATCATCAAAAAGTGCT GTCTGCTGGGACTAAATTACTCTCCTTAATTGCCCTGTCCCTTAAATTAGATGAAAATTTCTTTGGGAAAGTGGGTGCCCTTAATGAACCATTAGGATTTATTCGTTTATTACATTATCCAGGCTCAG GGGACTTGGACTCTTCAAGTGAAGAAATATATGGTGCTTCTGCTCATTCAGATTATGGAATGATCACTCTTCTGATGACGGATGGTGTTCCGGGGCTTCAG ATTTGCAGGGAGAAATCCAAACAACCTCAGGTTTGGGAGGATGTGCCAAGCATAAGTGG GGCATTCGTTGTTAACATTGGGGACATGATGGAGAGGTGGACCAATTGTTTGTTCAG GTCAACACTGCATAGAGTGCTGCCACCTAGACAAGAACGTTACTCC GTGGCATTCTTCATGGATCCTGGTAAAGACTGTATCGTGGAATGTTTGGAAAGCTGTTGCAGTGAGGCTTGCCCGCCAAG ATTCCCACCCATAAAAGCATCGGACTACCTGGAAGAGCGCTTTAGACTTACATATGTCAAGTAG
- the LOC108467936 gene encoding 2-oxoglutarate-Fe(II) type oxidoreductase hxnY-like isoform X1: MSNALQLPIIDLASPDRFSTANSIGKACIDYGFFYLVNHGVDEELIKKVFEQSSNFFSFPIEEKMKLAIKNHRGYTALYAEKLDTTLTTKGDSKETFYVGPLADGLNQWPLEEDLPSWRSTMETYHQKVLSAGTKLLSLIALSLKLDENFFGKVGALNEPLGFIRLLHYPGSGDLDSSSEEIYGASAHSDYGMITLLMTDGVPGLQICREKSKQPQVWEDVPSISGAFVVNIGDMMERWTNCLFRSTLHRVLPPRQERYSVAFFMDPGKDCIVECLESCCSEACPPRFPPIKASDYLEERFRLTYVK; this comes from the exons ATGTCTAACGCCCTTCAACTTCCGATCATTGACTTGGCCTCACCAGATCGCTTCTCCACCGCCAACTCTATCGGTAAG GCATGTATTGACTACGGTTTCTTTTACCTCGTGAATCATGGGGTCGATGAAGAATTGATTAAGAAAGTTTTTGAGCAGAGTAGCAACTTCTTTTCATTCCCAATTGAAGAGAAGATGAAGTTAGCTATCAAGAATCACAGAGGCTATACAGCACTTTATGCTGAAAAACTTGATACTACTTTAACTACCAAAG GTGACTCTAAAGAAACTTTCTATGTTGGTCCACTAGCTGATGGCCTCAATCAATGGCCTTTAGAAG AAGATCTACCGTCTTGGAGAAGCACAATGGAGACTTATCATCAAAAAGTGCT GTCTGCTGGGACTAAATTACTCTCCTTAATTGCCCTGTCCCTTAAATTAGATGAAAATTTCTTTGGGAAAGTGGGTGCCCTTAATGAACCATTAGGATTTATTCGTTTATTACATTATCCAGGCTCAG GGGACTTGGACTCTTCAAGTGAAGAAATATATGGTGCTTCTGCTCATTCAGATTATGGAATGATCACTCTTCTGATGACGGATGGTGTTCCGGGGCTTCAG ATTTGCAGGGAGAAATCCAAACAACCTCAGGTTTGGGAGGATGTGCCAAGCATAAGTGG GGCATTCGTTGTTAACATTGGGGACATGATGGAGAGGTGGACCAATTGTTTGTTCAG GTCAACACTGCATAGAGTGCTGCCACCTAGACAAGAACGTTACTCC GTGGCATTCTTCATGGATCCTGGTAAAGACTGTATCGTGGAATGTTTGGAAAGCTGTTGCAGTGAGGCTTGCCCGCCAAG ATTCCCACCCATAAAAGCATCGGACTACCTGGAAGAGCGCTTTAGACTTACATATGTCAAGTAG
- the LOC108467936 gene encoding 2-oxoglutarate-Fe(II) type oxidoreductase hxnY-like isoform X3 gives MSNALQLPIIDLASPDRFSTANSIGKSSNFFSFPIEEKMKLAIKNHRGYTALYAEKLDTTLTTKGDSKETFYVGPLADGLNQWPLEEDLPSWRSTMETYHQKVLSAGTKLLSLIALSLKLDENFFGKVGALNEPLGFIRLLHYPGSGDLDSSSEEIYGASAHSDYGMITLLMTDGVPGLQICREKSKQPQVWEDVPSISGAFVVNIGDMMERWTNCLFRSTLHRVLPPRQERYSVAFFMDPGKDCIVECLESCCSEACPPRFPPIKASDYLEERFRLTYVK, from the exons ATGTCTAACGCCCTTCAACTTCCGATCATTGACTTGGCCTCACCAGATCGCTTCTCCACCGCCAACTCTATCGGTAAG AGTAGCAACTTCTTTTCATTCCCAATTGAAGAGAAGATGAAGTTAGCTATCAAGAATCACAGAGGCTATACAGCACTTTATGCTGAAAAACTTGATACTACTTTAACTACCAAAG GTGACTCTAAAGAAACTTTCTATGTTGGTCCACTAGCTGATGGCCTCAATCAATGGCCTTTAGAAG AAGATCTACCGTCTTGGAGAAGCACAATGGAGACTTATCATCAAAAAGTGCT GTCTGCTGGGACTAAATTACTCTCCTTAATTGCCCTGTCCCTTAAATTAGATGAAAATTTCTTTGGGAAAGTGGGTGCCCTTAATGAACCATTAGGATTTATTCGTTTATTACATTATCCAGGCTCAG GGGACTTGGACTCTTCAAGTGAAGAAATATATGGTGCTTCTGCTCATTCAGATTATGGAATGATCACTCTTCTGATGACGGATGGTGTTCCGGGGCTTCAG ATTTGCAGGGAGAAATCCAAACAACCTCAGGTTTGGGAGGATGTGCCAAGCATAAGTGG GGCATTCGTTGTTAACATTGGGGACATGATGGAGAGGTGGACCAATTGTTTGTTCAG GTCAACACTGCATAGAGTGCTGCCACCTAGACAAGAACGTTACTCC GTGGCATTCTTCATGGATCCTGGTAAAGACTGTATCGTGGAATGTTTGGAAAGCTGTTGCAGTGAGGCTTGCCCGCCAAG ATTCCCACCCATAAAAGCATCGGACTACCTGGAAGAGCGCTTTAGACTTACATATGTCAAGTAG